One window of the Cryptomeria japonica chromosome 7, Sugi_1.0, whole genome shotgun sequence genome contains the following:
- the LOC131036861 gene encoding uncharacterized protein LOC131036861 — MVWSSNRDQMVQENATLTLTSTGELVLEDSDGNLVWSTNTFTQAFLRRVTHESGNLVLYKTSGGIIWQSFDYPTDTILLGQKLKISPGTCRFRVILCPARQPVHPYLFSRRTIKANIFISTQKQPLLQIRLRWTFKSLLGPPNSRKDLPRLLAVLYVMSGRGSCREMHVKHFASKIARAKLLFQSKGKHNKYLVVIICASVGGAITLLILLWAWINKSQNGRQQKEKDEDEDEDDHGNWPAGLPLRYTFQELKNGTNYFSVKLGSRGFGSVYEGVLADGSKIAVKRLDGAGQG, encoded by the exons ATGGTGTGGAGTTCAAACAGAGACCAGATGGTGCAAGAAAATGCAACCCTGACACTCACCTCCACGGGAGAACTCGTGTTAGAAGATTCAGATGGTAATCTCGTCTGGTCTACAAATACATTTACCCAAGCTTTTCTAAGGAGGGTGACACACGAATCTGGGAACCTGGTTCTCTATAAGACGTCCGGTGGAATCATCTGGCAATCTTTTGATTATCCAACTGATACCATTCTGCTAGGGCAGAAGTTAAAG ATATCCCCAGGCACCTGCAGGTTTAGAGTTATCTTATGCCCAGCTCGACAACCAGTCCATCCATATTTATTCTCAAGGAGGACGATCAAGGCCAATATATTTATCAGTACCCAAAAGCAGCCTTTACTTCAAATAAGACTCAGATGGACATTTAAGAGTCTTCTCGGTCCTCCAAACAGCAGGAAGGACTTGCCCCGACTACTTGCCGTCCTTTATGTAATGAGTGGTCGA GGTTCGTGTCGAGAGATGCATGTAAAACACTTTGCCTCGAAGATTGCTCGTGCAAAGCTTCTTTTTCAG TCTAAGGGAAAGCACAATAAGTACTTAGTTGTCATCATTTGTGCTTCTGTGGGCGGAGCAATAACTCTGTTAATCTTATTGTGGGCTTGGATAAATAAGTCTCAAAATGGCAGACAGCagaaagaaaaggatgaagatgaagatgaggatgatcaCGGAAATTGGCCAGCAGGCTTACCTCTGCGTTACACATTCCAGGAATTAAAGAATGGTACTAATTATTTTAGTGTTAAGCTGGGAAGCAGAGGATTCGGTTCAGTTTATGAAGGTGTTTTGGCTGACGGCTCAAAGATAGCAGTGAAGCGCCTGGATGGAGCAGGACAAGGCTAA